CACGATCGTCCGTCCCGGAAAACTGACGAACGACCCGCCGTGCGGCGAGATCGTCGTCGGCGAGGGCGGCAACTCCGTCTCGGGGTCGATCCCGCGAGCCGACGTGGCGCGTGTGATGGCGGCCGCGCCGTTCACGCCCGCCGCGCGCAATCGGACGCTCGAGGTCGTCAGCCGCGACGGATTGTCGGGACCGCCGAACCACCGCGTCGATATCGACTGGGCCGACGACCGCCTGATGGCGGGGCACGAACGACGGGAGGTGTAGCCGCGCCGATCGAATCGAGCGTCTTTTCAGTTCGATCGATCCTCCCCGAACCTTCATTGCGACGTCGGCAAATATTACGACCATGTACGACGACGAGGATCTCGAGGAGATCCGCGAGTCCGGCGAGCAGTGGGAGACGGAGACGCTCGAGCCGACCCTCGAGCGACGCGGCGAGCGTCGAGAGCGGTTCGCGACCGTGTCGAACCACGAGGTCGATCGGCTCTACACCCCCACCGACGTCGGCGATCTCGACTACCTCGAAGATCTGGGATTCCCGGGCGAAGAACCCTACACCCGCGGCCCCTATCCCACGATGTACCGCGGTCGGACGTGGACGATGCGTCAGTTCGCCGGCTTCGGCACCGCCGAAGAGACCAACGAACGGTTTCACTACCTGATCGACGAGGGGCAGACCGGGCTCTCGGTAGCCTTCGACATGCCCTCGTTGATGGGGCTCGACTCGGACGACCCCATGAGCGAGGGCGAGATCGGGAAGGAGGGCGTCGCGGTCGACACGCTCCGAGACATGGAGATCCTCTTCGACGGGATCGACCTCGCGGAGATCTCGACGTCCTTTACGATCAACCCGTCGGCACCGGTGATCTACGCGATGTACGTCGCGCTGGCGGATCAGCGGGGCGTTCCCCGTGCGAAGCTCCGCGGGACCCTCCAGAACGACATGTTCAAGGAGTTCATCGCCCAGAAGGAGTGGGTGATCCCGCCGGAGCCGTCGCTCGACCTCGTGACCGACGTCCTCGAGTTCAGTACGGACGAAACCCCGAGGTTTCACCCGATCTCGGTATCGGGCTATCACATCCGCGAGGCGGGTTCGACCGCGGTTCAGGAGCTGGCGTTTACCCTCGCGGACGGCTTCGGCTACGTCGAGGACGCGAGGGAGCGCGGACTCGCGGTCGACGAGTTCGCGCCGCGTCTGTCCTTTTTCTTCAACTGTCACAACTCCTTCTTCGAGGAGATCGCGAAGTTCCGGGCGGCACGCCGCATCTACGCGCGGGTGATGGACGACTGGTACGGTGCCGAGGCCGACGCGTCGAAACGGCTCAAGTTCCACACGCAGACGGCCGGCCAGTCGCTGACGGCCCAGCAGCCGCTGAACAACGTCGCTCGGGTGACGATTCAGGCGCTCGCCGGCGTCCTCGGCGGCACCCAGTCGCTGCACACGAACAGCTTCGACGAGGCGCTGGCGCTGCCGAGCGAGAAGGCAGTTCGGGTCGCGCTCCGTACCCAGCAGATCATCGCCGAGGAGTCCGGCGCGGCGGACATCGTCGACCCCATGGGCGGCTCCTTCGCCGTCGAGACGCTCACCAACGAGATCGAGGAGCGAACGATGCGCTACCTCGAGGAGATCCGATCGATGGGCGACGGCTCGGTCCGCGACGGCATTCTCACCGGCATCCGGGAGGGGTACTTCCACCGAGAGATTCAGGACGCTTCCTACGAGTACCAGGAACGCGTCGAACGCGGCGAGGAAGTCGTCGTCGGCGTCAACGAGTTCACGATCGAGGAAGACACCAGCCCCGACATCCTGCAGATCGACGAGACCACGGCGGACCGCCAGCTCGGACGGCTCGAGGACGTGAAAGCCGAGCGGGACGACGCGGCGGTCGCGGACGCGCTCGAGGCGCTGCGTGAGGCCAGCGAACGCGGCGAGAACACGATGCCGTACATCGTCGACGCGGTGAAAGCCTACGCGACGATGGGCGAGATCATGGGCGTCTTCGAGGAGCAACACGGCGCGTACAGCGAGAGCCTCGGACTAGCCTGACGGCCGTCAGTCGTGGCCCGGTCACATGGCATCGTCGTCGAACCGGGAGAGAATGCCGACGACGAGGCCGAACGGTATCAGCAGCGCTCCCACGGCGACGGCCCCGTAGACGGCGAGCGTGAGCGGTGAGACCGGGACTGCGACCCCGAGGACCGTAATCTCCTCGAGTCCGGTTCGGGCGGGTAGCGTCGCGCCGAGCAGCGCGCCGAACGCGGCGGTCGCGGCGACCAGCGCGAGTCCGAGACCGATGACAGCGTTTCGCCCCGTAATGGTACGATCGCCGAACACACGGTTCGTACACCCTCCCTGTGGAAGGGCCTTCCGTCCGAGTCTGTGACGGAATCGTTGCGAGGGTCCGAACCTACATCAGCGATGTCGGCGGACAGCATCTGTGACAGCAATTCCAAGTTATTTCATTGAATAAAACAGTTCCTGAGTCGGTAAAATAGTATATATTCAAACGGTAATAATTACGAGCATGTTGTATATGCGGACGCATGTCACAGGATTCCGACGCCGACGAAGCGGACGGAAACGAGCGGACTGGCGGGAGTCGTTCAGCACTCGGTCGACGCGAGTACCTGAAGTTCGGCGGGGCGAGCGTCGGTGCGTCGATGTTCGCGATCGAAACCGGGATAACTCGGGCAGCCGCGAACTCTCACGAGACTGTTCGGGTGGACGAGGAAGACGCGATCGACGAGAACGGCGATCTAGCCGCTGAACTCGATCAGTACATAAACGACCTTGGTACCCTCAACCACGAATTCGTGATTCCAAGTGGGACATACACGTGGAATACTCGGTTAGATGTACCTGATGGCGAATTTTTCGGGCTTGTTGGCGAGGATCCGAATCGGGTAACATTCAAAGTACGCCAACAGATCGGCTGGGCTCTGCGTCCCGGTGTCAATGGTTCGCTCAAGGAATTTCAGCTCCGTAACATTACCGTGGACATTGACGGCACTGCCCCCGACGGCTACGAAGTTGATGTCGGACTGATTAACGCTCGACCCGACGGAGGATTAATCGAGAACGTCCATCTCGTCGGGCGACGGTATCGTTGGCAGGACGGACCTGGTGGGGGGACTGTCGGGCCACGGCACACCTTCCTCATCGAACTCGCCGACCCTGACGGTGAGATGACCGTTCGGGACTGTGAGATGCGCGATGGCGGAGTGACAGTCGGTCGCGGTGAACATACGGAGCACGCCATTGGCTTCGCAGCGGACCCACCACATCAGGGGAGAACGGTCTGGGAGAACTGCACGGTCGAAGACTTCGTGGATAACGGGTTTTACATAGCGAACTCTCCCCACGGTGTCAACGAACTCCACAACTGCACGGCGATCAACAATCAGGGGACGAATATCCGTCTTGGCCGAAACGATTCGGCCTACAACTGTGATATTATCCTTGATGACATGGTTGGTCGGGAAAATCCCGGGCATGCGATCTGGGGACACGAAAGCGCGGAGAGCGATATAAGCGATCCCGCACCGTACTTTGAGGATATTACAGTTGACGCTTCCGAGTTGTACGGATTCATTATCCAGGGTGGAAGTTACTCGACTACTGGACTTCGCGTTAATGGACTTTCGGTCAATATCGGGGCAAACAGTCACAGTGAATCGAACTTCGCTCGATTTCGGGATAACTCAAATACGTATCAGGATATCGTCATAGAGAACTTTGATGTTATGGACGAACTCGACGGACCGTGGACAAGAATCTCTATAAAGCGACCACGGGTCTCACTGCGAAACGGGACGTACAACAACATCGGTTCGTCAGATAGACTAATTTACACGAACAGTAACAGTGACTATCTGGAGGTCGACAGCGTCAGGTTCGAACTCCACAACGGCGGCGACGCGATAGAATTGAACGGGGCTGATTTCACGATGATCGACACCGACATCGTCGGTCACGGTCCCACTGCCGGGCTGCGAGCTGGCAGCTACTTCGAGCGGGAAAGTATGACCGTCGCCGGCAACGTCTTCGAAAACGTCGAACTTCGCGACTACACGGACTACGACGATCTCACACTGTCGGACTTCGAGGGCGACCCGAGAACGAACGATGGCATC
The Natrinema salaciae genome window above contains:
- a CDS encoding methylmalonyl-CoA mutase family protein; its protein translation is MYDDEDLEEIRESGEQWETETLEPTLERRGERRERFATVSNHEVDRLYTPTDVGDLDYLEDLGFPGEEPYTRGPYPTMYRGRTWTMRQFAGFGTAEETNERFHYLIDEGQTGLSVAFDMPSLMGLDSDDPMSEGEIGKEGVAVDTLRDMEILFDGIDLAEISTSFTINPSAPVIYAMYVALADQRGVPRAKLRGTLQNDMFKEFIAQKEWVIPPEPSLDLVTDVLEFSTDETPRFHPISVSGYHIREAGSTAVQELAFTLADGFGYVEDARERGLAVDEFAPRLSFFFNCHNSFFEEIAKFRAARRIYARVMDDWYGAEADASKRLKFHTQTAGQSLTAQQPLNNVARVTIQALAGVLGGTQSLHTNSFDEALALPSEKAVRVALRTQQIIAEESGAADIVDPMGGSFAVETLTNEIEERTMRYLEEIRSMGDGSVRDGILTGIREGYFHREIQDASYEYQERVERGEEVVVGVNEFTIEEDTSPDILQIDETTADRQLGRLEDVKAERDDAAVADALEALREASERGENTMPYIVDAVKAYATMGEIMGVFEEQHGAYSESLGLA
- a CDS encoding DUF7520 family protein, translating into MFGDRTITGRNAVIGLGLALVAATAAFGALLGATLPARTGLEEITVLGVAVPVSPLTLAVYGAVAVGALLIPFGLVVGILSRFDDDAM